The Methanosphaera stadtmanae DSM 3091 genome includes a window with the following:
- a CDS encoding 30S ribosomal protein S3ae: MAKARRRVRDTWKEKIWYEILAPQEFDDASLGTSPAREPEMLVGRKIETSMREITGDFSRQYVKLFFEVDHVSGEVAHTVFTGHKVTTDYVRSMIRRGTSRIDTITDATTKDGKKINVHMLAITVKRAKSSQQKLIRETMQNMIIESAAEKTTEELVKEIISGKFASSIYHEAKKIYPLKKVETIKSRILN, from the coding sequence GCAAAAGCAAGAAGACGAGTACGTGACACATGGAAAGAAAAAATTTGGTATGAAATATTAGCACCACAAGAATTTGATGATGCAAGCCTTGGAACAAGTCCTGCAAGAGAACCTGAAATGCTTGTTGGTCGTAAAATTGAAACATCAATGCGTGAAATTACTGGAGATTTCAGTAGACAATATGTAAAATTATTCTTTGAAGTAGATCATGTAAGTGGAGAAGTAGCTCACACAGTATTTACAGGACACAAAGTAACAACAGATTATGTACGTAGTATGATTAGAAGAGGAACCAGTCGTATCGACACAATAACTGATGCAACTACAAAAGATGGTAAAAAAATCAATGTTCACATGTTAGCAATAACTGTAAAAAGAGCAAAATCATCACAACAAAAACTTATCAGAGAAACTATGCAAAACATGATTATTGAAAGTGCTGCAGAAAAAACTACTGAAGAATTAGTTAAAGAAATAATCTCTGGTAAATTTGCTTCAAGCATATATCATGAAGCTAAAAAAATATATCCACTTAAAAAAGTAGAAACTATCAAATCCAGAATATTAAATTAA
- a CDS encoding TIGR00297 family protein, whose product MIQLIFLIICVILGIIVYLSGALDFLGSFFVTIIGIFIVISRGFNWLAILLLFLLLGSAFTKFKKNYKISIGIIHEKRTVKNVVSNGIISVIMAIFGNYAGFIGAISTATADTLASEIGVLSKPILITSKERVKPGTDGGISVLGTVAGLIGALIIGVSAFIVNVSPDITHSICIAIVAGMVGCFADSLLGATLERNGLFNNEHVNLTATIIGALVGIIIITIGA is encoded by the coding sequence ATGATACAATTAATATTCCTTATAATTTGTGTAATACTCGGAATCATAGTATACTTAAGTGGTGCACTTGATTTTCTAGGCTCATTTTTTGTTACAATTATTGGAATATTTATTGTGATATCCAGAGGTTTTAACTGGTTAGCAATACTTTTACTATTTCTTTTATTAGGTTCTGCCTTTACAAAATTCAAAAAGAACTATAAAATAAGTATTGGAATTATACATGAAAAACGTACCGTTAAAAATGTTGTTTCAAACGGAATTATCTCAGTAATTATGGCAATATTTGGAAATTATGCTGGATTTATTGGAGCTATTTCAACAGCAACAGCCGATACATTAGCAAGTGAAATAGGAGTATTGAGTAAACCTATATTAATCACGAGTAAAGAGAGAGTAAAACCTGGAACCGATGGTGGAATCTCAGTACTTGGAACAGTAGCAGGATTAATTGGAGCTTTAATAATAGGAGTTTCAGCTTTTATAGTAAATGTATCTCCAGACATTACCCACAGTATCTGCATAGCAATTGTGGCCGGAATGGTTGGTTGTTTTGCAGATAGTCTTCTTGGTGCAACATTAGAGCGTAATGGACTCTTTAACAATGAACATGTTAATTTAACTGCCACAATAATTGGAGCATTAGTTGGTATCATTATAATAACAATCGGAGCATAA
- a CDS encoding 2,3-bisphosphoglycerate-independent phosphoglycerate mutase, giving the protein MKGIIFVIDGMGDRPVKELGDKTPLENARTPAMDKMVEEGITGIMDTIRPGVRPGSDTAHLTLLGYDPYEVYTGRGPFEAAGINVEVKPGDIAFRCNFSTADENLIITDRRAGRIQSGTDKLAEVINNEVKLDDVEVIFKESDGHRGVLVLRGNGLSDKITDADPKHEGNKPKTVKPLDDSEEAKFTADIVNKFVEQSYELLKDHPVNIERIENGENPANIILPRGVGAVPHVTPFEELYGLKGVCVAETGLIKGIAKIAGMDTIDIPGATGGIDTDIDSVHKYIVDTIKSNKYDFILVNVDGADEAGHDGDIFGKRDFIEKVDNIMADLKDMDDIVLFVTADHSTPVSVKDHSGDPVPVFIKAPGLRVDDVKEYGERAAAKGGLCRIRGTDVLYIIRDLMNVTQKFGA; this is encoded by the coding sequence ATGAAAGGAATTATATTTGTAATAGATGGAATGGGAGATCGCCCAGTGAAAGAACTTGGAGACAAAACTCCCCTTGAAAATGCAAGAACTCCAGCTATGGACAAAATGGTTGAAGAAGGTATAACTGGAATTATGGATACAATTCGTCCAGGAGTAAGACCCGGTAGTGATACAGCACACTTAACATTACTTGGATACGATCCTTATGAAGTTTATACAGGACGTGGACCTTTTGAAGCAGCAGGTATTAATGTTGAAGTTAAACCTGGAGACATTGCATTTAGATGTAACTTTTCAACAGCAGATGAAAACCTTATCATAACAGATAGAAGAGCAGGAAGAATCCAAAGTGGAACTGATAAACTTGCTGAAGTAATTAACAATGAAGTAAAATTAGATGATGTTGAAGTAATCTTTAAAGAATCTGATGGACATAGAGGTGTTCTTGTTCTAAGAGGAAACGGTTTATCTGATAAGATTACAGATGCTGATCCTAAACATGAAGGAAACAAACCAAAAACTGTAAAACCATTAGATGATTCAGAAGAAGCAAAATTCACAGCAGATATAGTAAATAAATTCGTAGAACAATCATATGAATTATTAAAAGATCATCCAGTAAACATAGAAAGAATTGAAAATGGTGAAAATCCAGCAAATATTATATTACCAAGAGGAGTTGGAGCAGTTCCACATGTAACACCATTTGAAGAATTATATGGACTTAAAGGTGTATGTGTAGCTGAAACTGGACTTATTAAAGGTATAGCTAAAATTGCTGGAATGGATACTATAGATATTCCTGGAGCAACTGGTGGAATTGACACTGATATTGATAGTGTACACAAATACATCGTTGATACTATAAAAAGTAATAAATATGACTTTATATTAGTAAATGTTGATGGTGCTGATGAAGCAGGACATGATGGAGATATTTTTGGTAAAAGAGACTTTATAGAAAAAGTAGATAACATAATGGCTGACTTAAAAGACATGGATGATATTGTATTATTTGTTACAGCAGACCATTCAACACCAGTAAGTGTGAAAGATCATAGTGGAGATCCTGTACCAGTATTTATAAAAGCACCTGGATTAAGAGTTGATGATGTAAAAGAATATGGTGAAAGAGCTGCTGCAAAAGGTGGATTATGCCGTATTAGAGGAACTGATGTTCTATACATAATCAGAGATCTTATGAATGTAACACAAAAATTCGGAGCATAA
- the glmM gene encoding phosphoglucosamine mutase has translation MKSIPKLFGTSGIRGKYQEEITLELALDVARALAKYIGGKNKKVVIGRDTRTSGKIIENVMSAGLQQSGCDVLLLGMVPTPVVGYATLKKEADAGIMITASHNPSQYNGIKLWNSDGLAYKQDQERTIEKLVYEKDFNIVKWNEIGKEYDISSFKDKYIDDIVAKSGINPLKPLKVVVDCACGAGSYLSPEALRRAGMNVITLNAQPDGSFPGRRPEPNEANLGELMKTVKALNADVGLAHDGDADRMIAVDENGNLSDFDKLLTIMAKEFGGTVVTTVDASACLDIQMQKIGGNVLRTPVGDVHVAESINKNKGTFGGEPSGTWLHPDFCMCPDGLLSGLRIVRTIQKNGKLSKQLDAIENYPTIRQKVTCENSKKKTVMSIVEEKFEEEFDDVKEILTIDGVRISFEDDSWVLIRPSGTEPYIRITAEGKTQEHLNSIEKISNEFLNNII, from the coding sequence ATGAAAAGCATACCAAAACTATTTGGAACCTCAGGAATTAGAGGAAAATATCAGGAAGAAATTACATTAGAACTAGCATTAGATGTTGCTAGAGCTTTAGCTAAATATATTGGTGGAAAAAATAAGAAAGTTGTAATAGGAAGAGATACAAGAACTTCTGGTAAAATCATTGAGAATGTAATGTCTGCAGGATTACAACAATCAGGATGTGATGTATTACTTCTTGGTATGGTTCCAACACCAGTTGTAGGATATGCAACCTTAAAAAAAGAAGCTGATGCAGGAATTATGATAACAGCTTCACATAATCCTTCACAATACAATGGAATTAAACTATGGAACAGTGATGGATTAGCATATAAACAAGACCAAGAAAGAACAATTGAAAAATTAGTCTATGAAAAAGATTTTAATATTGTTAAATGGAATGAAATTGGAAAAGAATACGATATTAGTTCATTCAAAGATAAATATATCGATGATATCGTTGCTAAATCTGGAATTAATCCTTTAAAACCATTGAAAGTTGTTGTTGACTGTGCATGTGGTGCAGGTTCTTATTTATCCCCAGAAGCTTTAAGAAGAGCTGGTATGAATGTGATTACACTTAATGCACAACCTGATGGATCGTTCCCAGGACGTAGACCAGAACCAAATGAGGCTAACTTAGGAGAATTAATGAAAACAGTGAAAGCATTAAATGCTGATGTGGGTTTAGCCCATGATGGGGATGCTGATAGAATGATTGCTGTGGATGAAAATGGAAATTTATCTGATTTTGATAAATTACTTACTATTATGGCAAAAGAGTTTGGTGGTACTGTTGTAACCACAGTTGATGCTTCAGCTTGTTTAGATATTCAGATGCAAAAAATCGGTGGAAATGTTCTTAGAACACCTGTTGGTGATGTTCACGTAGCTGAATCTATAAATAAAAATAAAGGAACATTTGGTGGAGAACCTTCTGGTACATGGTTACATCCTGATTTCTGTATGTGTCCAGATGGACTTCTTTCTGGTTTAAGAATAGTTAGAACAATACAGAAAAATGGTAAGTTATCAAAGCAATTAGATGCTATTGAAAATTATCCTACTATAAGACAAAAAGTTACTTGTGAAAATAGTAAAAAGAAAACTGTTATGAGTATTGTTGAAGAGAAATTTGAAGAGGAATTTGATGATGTTAAAGAAATTCTTACAATTGATGGTGTTCGTATTTCCTTTGAAGATGATAGTTGGGTTTTAATAAGACCTTCTGGAACTGAACCATACATTAGAATTACTGCTGAAGGTAAAACTCAGGAACATCTTAATAGTATTGAAAAAATATCCAATGAATTCCTAAACAACATCATATAA
- the glmU gene encoding bifunctional sugar-1-phosphate nucleotidylyltransferase/acetyltransferase — protein MKAIILTAGEGTRMRPLTTTRPKTMLITGGKPLIQYNIESLRDAGIKDITLVVGYKKEVIEDYFGDGSEYGVNITYAVQEGQLGTAHAIGSAEEYIDESFIVLNGDIIVSYDLIRNLIEKYATRTSNNVKSVLTLIEVDDPSSYGIVSTENGKITEIIEKPSVEDAPSNLANAGIYLFSPEIFDAIRKTELSKRGEYEITDSLDIELSEGWEILGLISNEKWMDVGRPWELLECNQDFLEKMDDSIEGEIEDNVTIHGPVHLGKGSIIRSGCYIQGPVFIGENCDVGPNTYLRPYACLCNDIDVGNAVEIKNSIIMDGTNVNHLSYVGDSVIGVNCNLGAGTNLANLRFDDKHVQVTVKGNRIDSGRRKLGAIFGDDVKTGINTSVNPGVKIGNGSFINAGCVLYRDIESFSLVSTETNLIVKKIKEKKEN, from the coding sequence ATGAAAGCTATAATTTTAACTGCAGGTGAAGGAACAAGAATGCGTCCTTTAACAACAACACGACCTAAAACAATGCTTATAACTGGTGGAAAACCATTAATACAATATAATATTGAATCATTAAGAGATGCTGGAATAAAAGACATTACTCTCGTTGTAGGCTATAAAAAAGAAGTTATTGAAGATTATTTTGGTGATGGAAGTGAATATGGAGTAAATATTACTTATGCTGTGCAAGAGGGCCAGTTAGGAACTGCCCATGCCATAGGTAGTGCTGAAGAATATATTGATGAAAGTTTCATAGTTTTAAATGGGGATATAATTGTAAGTTACGATCTTATCAGAAATTTAATTGAAAAATATGCAACTAGAACTAGTAACAATGTAAAATCTGTATTAACATTAATTGAAGTAGATGATCCATCAAGTTATGGTATTGTTTCAACAGAAAATGGTAAAATAACAGAGATTATTGAAAAACCTTCAGTTGAAGATGCTCCAAGTAATCTTGCTAATGCAGGAATTTATTTATTTAGTCCAGAAATATTTGATGCTATAAGAAAAACTGAGTTATCCAAACGTGGAGAATATGAAATTACTGATTCATTAGATATAGAATTATCTGAAGGATGGGAAATATTAGGTCTTATTTCTAATGAAAAATGGATGGATGTTGGAAGACCATGGGAATTATTAGAATGTAATCAGGATTTCCTTGAAAAAATGGACGATAGTATTGAGGGCGAAATTGAAGATAATGTAACTATTCATGGTCCAGTACATCTTGGTAAAGGTAGTATCATTAGATCGGGTTGTTATATTCAAGGTCCTGTATTTATTGGTGAAAACTGTGATGTTGGACCTAACACTTATCTTAGACCATATGCATGTTTATGTAACGATATAGATGTTGGTAATGCTGTTGAAATTAAAAATAGTATTATTATGGATGGAACTAATGTTAATCATTTATCATATGTTGGAGATTCAGTTATTGGTGTAAATTGTAATCTTGGTGCAGGTACTAATCTTGCTAACTTACGTTTTGATGATAAACATGTGCAAGTTACTGTAAAGGGCAATAGAATTGATTCTGGTCGTAGAAAACTTGGAGCTATCTTTGGTGACGATGTGAAAACAGGAATTAATACTAGTGTTAATCCTGGTGTGAAAATTGGTAATGGTTCCTTTATAAATGCAGGTTGTGTTTTATATAGAGATATTGAATCATTTTCATTAGTTTCCACAGAAACTAATCTTATTGTTAAGAAGATAAAAGAAAAAAAAGAGAATTAA
- the frhA gene encoding coenzyme F420 hydrogenase subunit alpha — protein sequence MSETIVISPTSRQEGHAELSMEVDENGIVTTGRYFSITPVRGIEKMVIGKRPETAPVLVQRICGVCPVTHTLASVEAIDDSLKIEVPQAGRILREMCLNAHMINSHAIHHFLVAPDFVPDNQYKEVVKNISTIRKNAQYVEDTVGGEGIHPSDIRIGGMAHNITKNTKNKIKTRISGMMKLLEEHVETMAGLIEDKDFPDKLGAHNQPVFASDNTYGSKNNLSINEIEEILPSSWYDLPDIGERACSQIPLYKGNVVETGPRARASKFRKFKEVGVKAQHLARAQEMINSAEKILELVDKLDTSAQVMADYTLEGTNRLGVGVIEGPRGTNIHSAKISPEGYISYYNAIVPTTWNIPTMGLATEGFHHEYAPHVIRAYDPCLSCATHMIVKDDETKEVLKDDMVQL from the coding sequence TTGAGTGAAACTATAGTAATATCCCCGACAAGTCGTCAAGAGGGACATGCAGAATTATCAATGGAAGTTGATGAGAACGGAATAGTAACAACAGGACGTTACTTTAGTATTACACCTGTACGAGGAATAGAAAAAATGGTTATTGGAAAAAGACCAGAAACTGCTCCAGTACTTGTTCAAAGAATATGTGGAGTATGTCCAGTAACACATACATTAGCATCAGTTGAAGCAATTGATGATTCCCTAAAAATAGAAGTACCCCAAGCAGGACGTATTTTAAGAGAAATGTGTCTTAATGCACATATGATAAATAGTCATGCAATACACCACTTTTTAGTAGCTCCCGACTTTGTACCAGATAACCAGTATAAAGAAGTTGTTAAAAACATATCAACAATAAGAAAAAATGCTCAATATGTTGAAGATACAGTTGGAGGAGAAGGAATTCATCCATCTGATATTAGAATTGGTGGTATGGCACATAACATAACAAAAAATACAAAAAATAAAATTAAAACAAGAATCAGTGGGATGATGAAACTTCTAGAAGAACATGTGGAAACAATGGCTGGACTAATAGAAGATAAAGATTTCCCAGACAAACTAGGAGCACATAATCAACCTGTATTTGCTTCAGATAATACATATGGTTCAAAAAATAATCTTTCTATTAATGAAATAGAAGAAATATTACCAAGTTCTTGGTATGATCTTCCAGATATTGGAGAAAGAGCATGTTCACAAATTCCATTATATAAAGGAAATGTTGTAGAAACAGGACCTAGAGCAAGAGCATCAAAATTCCGTAAATTTAAAGAAGTAGGAGTTAAAGCACAACATCTTGCACGTGCACAAGAAATGATAAATTCTGCTGAAAAAATACTTGAATTAGTTGATAAACTTGATACATCTGCACAAGTAATGGCAGATTACACATTAGAAGGAACAAATCGTTTAGGTGTAGGAGTAATTGAAGGTCCAAGAGGAACAAATATTCATTCAGCAAAAATATCTCCAGAAGGATACATCAGTTATTATAATGCAATTGTACCTACAACATGGAATATTCCAACAATGGGACTTGCTACTGAAGGATTCCATCATGAATATGCTCCACATGTAATAAGAGCATACGACCCATGTTTATCATGTGCTACACATATGATTGTTAAAGATGATGAAACTAAAGAAGTATTAAAGGATGATATGGTTCAATTATAA
- the frhD gene encoding coenzyme F420-reducing hydrogenase, FrhD protein, translated as MSYNHENLIVGCGNILFGDDGFGPKVIEYMKENNVEIPGDTCLIDGGTSAPHYIFTLPQDKWKNIIIIDIALLNKKPGTIEVLNLNQVKEEDRYMDIHGISATYPLHDLEDRINIQIVGCQPENVPQDMDLELTETLNASIPEAVEITIKLLNKMLK; from the coding sequence ATGTCATATAATCATGAAAATTTAATAGTAGGCTGTGGAAATATTCTCTTTGGAGACGATGGTTTTGGTCCAAAGGTTATTGAATATATGAAAGAAAATAATGTTGAAATACCTGGAGATACTTGTTTAATTGATGGTGGAACTAGTGCTCCTCATTATATTTTTACATTACCTCAAGACAAATGGAAAAATATTATAATCATAGACATTGCATTATTAAACAAAAAACCAGGCACTATTGAAGTTTTAAATTTAAATCAGGTGAAAGAAGAAGATAGATACATGGATATACATGGTATATCGGCTACATACCCATTACATGATTTAGAAGATAGAATCAACATTCAAATTGTGGGATGTCAACCAGAAAATGTTCCACAAGATATGGATTTAGAGTTAACAGAAACATTAAATGCAAGTATCCCTGAAGCTGTTGAAATTACTATTAAATTACTTAATAAAATGTTAAAATGA
- the frhG gene encoding coenzyme F420 hydrogenase subunit gamma translates to MFEKLKNLLKSENEKKIEAPQTKKSGDKLKIGYIHLSGCTGDLMSFTENYDDFADLLEAVDIVYGQTLVDVWEMPEMDLVLIEGSVCLEDKHSLKELKEARSKSKLLVALGSCAATGGFTVYAKGGQQAQPQHSSFLALQNIVKVDLAVPGCPPSPDIIKKILLAAINNDMDYLKPFMDFASNKEVCGCDLQKKVLNHSLCIGCGACAATCPTRAMSMKDGRPLFNCDRCVKCGLCYYQCTRSWLPIDQMKKEIGY, encoded by the coding sequence TTGTTTGAAAAACTTAAGAATTTATTAAAAAGTGAAAATGAAAAAAAGATTGAAGCTCCACAAACTAAAAAATCAGGTGATAAATTAAAAATAGGTTATATTCATTTATCTGGATGTACTGGAGATTTAATGTCTTTTACTGAAAATTATGATGATTTTGCAGATTTACTTGAAGCAGTAGATATTGTTTATGGACAAACATTAGTAGATGTTTGGGAAATGCCTGAGATGGATCTTGTTCTCATTGAAGGATCTGTGTGTTTAGAAGATAAACATTCACTAAAAGAATTAAAAGAAGCAAGAAGTAAATCTAAATTATTAGTTGCACTTGGATCTTGTGCTGCAACTGGTGGTTTTACAGTATATGCTAAAGGTGGACAACAAGCACAACCACAACATTCATCATTTTTAGCTCTACAAAACATTGTGAAAGTAGATCTTGCAGTGCCTGGATGTCCTCCATCACCCGATATAATAAAGAAAATTTTACTTGCTGCAATAAACAATGATATGGATTATCTTAAACCATTTATGGATTTTGCATCCAATAAGGAAGTATGTGGCTGTGATTTACAGAAAAAAGTTTTAAATCACTCATTATGTATAGGTTGTGGAGCTTGTGCTGCAACATGCCCTACTCGTGCCATGAGTATGAAAGATGGAAGACCATTATTTAATTGTGATAGATGTGTAAAATGTGGTTTATGTTACTATCAATGTACACGTAGTTGGTTACCAATAGACCAAATGAAAAAAGAAATAGGATATTAA
- the frhB gene encoding coenzyme F420 hydrogenase subunit beta: MIQDSVLGPHQEIITAKAADNKVLSKAQDGGIVSAILIYALEENIIDGTIVAGPGDEPWKPEPLVATTKKEILKGAGTKYTMCPNLSVIKEATREYGLEKIGTVGTPCQVMGLRKMQTYPLGVRNVVDKIALSIGIYCMENFPYESLKTFINDKVGVTPSQVTKMNITKGKLFITHTGGEGKIPLKETHGYEQAGCNYCMDYVAELSDLSCGSVGAKPGWSTIIKRTDKGASLIDKAIKEGVLETTETNEGKFGLEMLRKLSTNKKKKHQKRIDKQIDYGLNMPFTHSKDKNDPLENR; this comes from the coding sequence ATGATACAAGATTCAGTTCTTGGACCACATCAAGAAATTATAACAGCAAAAGCTGCAGACAACAAAGTTTTAAGTAAAGCTCAAGATGGTGGAATTGTATCTGCAATTCTTATCTATGCATTAGAAGAAAATATTATTGATGGTACTATTGTTGCTGGACCTGGAGATGAACCATGGAAACCAGAACCTCTTGTTGCTACAACAAAAAAAGAAATTTTAAAAGGTGCTGGAACTAAATATACCATGTGTCCTAACCTTTCGGTTATAAAAGAAGCAACACGTGAATATGGTCTTGAAAAGATTGGAACTGTTGGAACACCTTGTCAAGTTATGGGATTACGTAAAATGCAAACTTATCCTCTTGGTGTTAGAAATGTTGTTGATAAAATAGCCCTATCCATTGGTATTTATTGTATGGAAAACTTCCCATATGAATCTTTAAAAACTTTCATCAATGATAAAGTCGGTGTTACACCATCACAAGTTACAAAAATGAACATTACTAAAGGTAAGTTATTTATAACCCATACTGGTGGTGAAGGTAAGATTCCTCTTAAAGAAACGCATGGTTATGAACAGGCGGGATGTAATTATTGTATGGATTATGTTGCTGAGTTGTCTGATTTATCTTGTGGGTCTGTTGGAGCAAAACCTGGATGGTCTACTATTATTAAACGTACCGATAAAGGAGCTTCTTTAATTGATAAAGCTATTAAAGAAGGTGTTCTTGAAACAACAGAAACTAATGAAGGTAAATTTGGTTTAGAAATGCTTAGAAAATTATCTACTAATAAAAAGAAAAAACACCAAAAACGTATTGATAAACAGATTGATTATGGTCTTAATATGCCATTTACCCATTCAAAAGATAAAAATGATCCTCTTGAAAATAGGTAA
- a CDS encoding M48 metallopeptidase family protein — translation MFKIRIRDIEVEYIVDYRDVKYVRYELSRGVLKLILPKHFRGDVEYYIHKKDNWIYNKILEFHKSQNILRQSTKDKSIEHNSLNILKEVSKNYIKKYENLLNVRVNRVQFRSMTTKWGSCSSLGNITLSKDLRFLPNDLIEYVIYHELVHLIVLDHSDEFFNIIRKRFPDYKEYDNRLREYCFLINEDK, via the coding sequence ATGTTTAAGATTAGAATTAGGGATATAGAAGTGGAGTACATTGTTGATTATCGTGATGTTAAATATGTTCGTTATGAATTATCAAGAGGTGTTCTTAAGTTAATTTTACCTAAGCATTTTAGGGGAGATGTTGAGTACTATATTCATAAGAAGGATAATTGGATTTATAATAAAATACTGGAATTTCATAAGTCTCAAAATATATTAAGACAATCAACTAAGGATAAATCTATTGAACATAATTCATTAAATATTTTAAAAGAAGTCTCAAAGAATTATATTAAAAAATATGAAAACTTATTAAATGTGAGGGTTAATAGGGTACAATTTAGAAGCATGACTACTAAATGGGGAAGTTGTAGTAGTTTAGGTAATATTACTTTATCAAAAGATCTTAGATTTCTACCTAATGATTTAATTGAATATGTTATTTATCATGAGTTGGTTCATTTAATAGTTCTAGATCATAGTGATGAATTTTTTAATATTATAAGGAAAAGGTTTCCTGATTATAAGGAGTATGATAATAGACTACGAGAATATTGTTTTTTAATAAATGAAGATAAATAA
- a CDS encoding NAD(P)/FAD-dependent oxidoreductase: MNIKEVDVLIIGAGPAGSLAAREASKNGAKTLIIDKKSEIGTPKRCAEGIMSGVLERVHITPDERWIARKIDGARIVSPNNTSAWFTPETLETPATGIILERKVFDKHMTMDAIREGAEVMIKTEALSMKREGDGYLVDIKSFNKEYNQIKAHIVIGADGPEGHVARWAELNTKVPLAEMESGLQYEMTNLKMKNNSVIQFFFGSVAPGGYAWIFPKGYDTANVGIDISGIKAEKSAVKYLNDFIANCDETKDGQIVEINAGGNPLCGIFDKIITDNVMLVGDAAGCVSPITGGGIDTALESGMIAGRVAAKAIKNRDYSEEKLQEYADYIDSHLGKKFKKYIAIRDVLYNSSDEDLDEYITALANANITKLSTKSLIKVVMKISPRKLFKLRKILL; this comes from the coding sequence ATGAATATAAAAGAAGTTGATGTATTAATCATAGGGGCAGGACCAGCAGGATCATTAGCTGCAAGAGAAGCTAGCAAAAATGGTGCAAAAACATTAATCATAGATAAAAAATCAGAAATTGGTACACCAAAAAGATGTGCTGAAGGAATTATGAGTGGTGTTCTTGAAAGAGTACATATTACACCAGATGAACGTTGGATTGCAAGGAAAATTGATGGAGCTAGAATAGTTTCACCAAATAATACAAGTGCATGGTTTACACCAGAAACATTAGAAACACCTGCTACAGGTATAATATTAGAACGTAAAGTTTTTGATAAACATATGACAATGGATGCTATTAGAGAAGGTGCTGAAGTTATGATAAAAACCGAAGCATTATCCATGAAACGTGAGGGCGATGGATACTTAGTTGATATTAAAAGTTTTAACAAAGAATATAATCAAATTAAAGCACATATTGTTATTGGAGCAGATGGCCCTGAAGGTCATGTTGCTAGATGGGCAGAACTTAATACTAAAGTACCTCTTGCAGAGATGGAATCTGGCCTACAGTATGAGATGACCAATCTTAAAATGAAAAATAACTCAGTAATTCAATTTTTCTTTGGAAGTGTAGCTCCTGGAGGATATGCATGGATTTTTCCTAAGGGATATGATACTGCAAATGTAGGAATTGACATATCTGGAATTAAAGCCGAAAAAAGTGCTGTTAAATATTTAAATGATTTTATAGCTAATTGTGATGAAACAAAAGATGGTCAGATTGTTGAAATTAATGCTGGAGGAAATCCACTATGTGGTATATTTGATAAAATTATCACAGATAATGTTATGCTAGTTGGAGATGCTGCAGGATGTGTTAGTCCAATAACTGGTGGTGGAATTGACACTGCATTAGAAAGTGGTATGATTGCAGGTAGAGTTGCAGCAAAAGCAATAAAGAATCGTGATTATTCTGAAGAAAAATTACAAGAATATGCTGATTATATAGATAGTCACTTAGGTAAAAAATTTAAGAAATATATTGCAATAAGAGATGTATTATATAATTCAAGTGATGAAGATTTAGATGAATATATTACTGCATTAGCCAATGCTAATATTACAAAGCTCTCTACCAAATCATTAATCAAAGTAGTAATGAAAATTTCACCAAGAAAACTATTTAAATTACGTAAAATCTTATTATAA